From the genome of Actinacidiphila yeochonensis CN732, one region includes:
- a CDS encoding VanZ family protein, protein MRVRAVGIVLTAAYLVFVGWMLLRPHAVAWVPAPNLRPFSTIHDDLAMGPVQAARRLGAGLGLLAPLGVLLPMAGGRAETSAYASFARTVFAGLMVSMSVEFAQTMVPGQLFDVDALLLNTAGVALAHVLVVPAARRRLRGAARQTAAPGEPATALVP, encoded by the coding sequence ATGAGGGTGCGCGCGGTCGGGATCGTACTCACCGCCGCGTATCTGGTCTTCGTCGGCTGGATGCTGCTGCGCCCGCACGCGGTCGCGTGGGTGCCGGCGCCGAACCTGCGCCCGTTCAGCACGATCCACGACGACCTGGCGATGGGCCCGGTGCAGGCGGCCCGGCGGCTGGGCGCGGGGCTGGGGCTGCTGGCGCCACTCGGCGTGCTGCTGCCGATGGCCGGCGGGCGGGCGGAGACCTCCGCGTACGCCTCGTTCGCCCGGACGGTGTTCGCCGGGCTGATGGTCTCGATGTCGGTGGAGTTCGCGCAGACGATGGTGCCCGGGCAGCTCTTCGACGTGGACGCGCTGCTGCTCAACACCGCCGGGGTGGCGCTCGCGCACGTGCTGGTGGTGCCGGCGGCCCGGCGGCGGCTGCGCGGCGCCGCCCGGCAGACCGCGGCGCCCGGGGAGCCGGCGACCGCGCTGGTCCCGTAG
- a CDS encoding helix-turn-helix domain-containing protein produces MSPDALRRELGGFLRAVREHTAPADVGLAAGPRRRTPGLRREEVATLSGVSLAWYTWLEQGRVAVSRQVLDAVCRVLRMDAGARRHALELAGFHDGSRSGTALPDTVVPGDTAPGDTVPGGGSRDGSAPDGPAPDGPAPTTRLLTVRAATPYRRPGRRGTTCGGSSTPGPAHRR; encoded by the coding sequence ATGTCCCCCGACGCGCTCCGCCGCGAACTCGGCGGGTTCCTGCGGGCGGTCCGCGAGCACACCGCGCCCGCCGACGTGGGCCTGGCCGCCGGCCCCCGCCGCCGCACACCGGGGCTGCGGCGCGAGGAGGTCGCGACGCTCTCCGGGGTGAGCCTCGCCTGGTACACGTGGCTCGAACAGGGCAGAGTCGCGGTGTCGCGGCAGGTGCTCGACGCGGTGTGCCGGGTGCTGCGGATGGATGCCGGGGCCCGCCGGCACGCCCTGGAGCTCGCCGGGTTCCACGACGGATCCCGCTCCGGCACGGCCCTCCCCGACACGGTTGTTCCGGGCGACACGGCTCCGGGCGACACGGTTCCGGGAGGCGGCTCCCGCGACGGCTCCGCTCCTGACGGCCCCGCCCCGGACGGCCCCGCCCCGACGACCCGGCTCCTGACGGTGCGCGCGGCGACGCCGTACCGCCGGCCCGGTCGGAGGGGGACCACCTGCGGCGGCTCATCGACGCCTGGCCCGGCACACCGGCGCTGA
- a CDS encoding response regulator transcription factor: MPFLLLIEDDDAIRTGLELGLSRQGHRVAAAATGEDGLKLLKEQRPDLIVLDVMLPGIDGFEVCRRIRRTDQLPIILLTARSDDIDVVVGLESGADDYVIKPVQPRVLDARIRAVLRRGERDSTDSAAFGSIVIDRSAMTVTKDGNDLQLTPTELRLLLELSRRPGQALSRQQLLRLVWEHDYLGDSRLVDACVQRLRAKIEDVPSSPTLIRTVRGVGYRLDTPQ; encoded by the coding sequence GTGCCTTTCCTGTTGCTGATCGAGGATGACGACGCCATCCGCACGGGTCTCGAACTCGGCCTGTCGCGTCAGGGCCACCGTGTGGCGGCCGCGGCCACGGGCGAGGACGGCCTGAAGCTCCTGAAGGAGCAGCGTCCCGACCTCATCGTGCTCGACGTGATGCTGCCCGGCATCGACGGTTTCGAGGTGTGCCGCCGTATCCGGCGTACGGACCAGTTGCCGATCATCCTGCTCACCGCGCGCAGCGACGACATCGACGTGGTGGTCGGCCTGGAGTCCGGCGCGGACGACTACGTGATCAAGCCGGTGCAGCCGCGGGTGCTCGACGCCCGTATCCGCGCCGTGCTGCGCCGCGGCGAGCGGGACTCCACCGACTCGGCCGCGTTCGGGTCGATCGTCATCGACCGCAGCGCGATGACCGTCACGAAGGACGGCAACGACCTCCAGCTCACCCCGACCGAGCTGCGGTTGCTGCTGGAGTTGAGCCGGCGGCCCGGCCAGGCGCTGTCCCGCCAGCAGTTGCTGCGGCTGGTGTGGGAGCACGACTACCTGGGCGACTCCCGGCTGGTCGACGCGTGCGTGCAGCGGCTGCGGGCGAAGATCGAGGACGTGCCGTCCTCGCCGACGCTGATCCGCACCGTCCGCGGGGTCGGCTACCGCCTGGACACGCCTCAGTGA
- a CDS encoding sensor histidine kinase has product MTSQRARVHFRRWTSLRLRLIAVFALVALTAAVSVSGIAYWLNRDAVLTRAQNSALDDFRDSLQRNAASLPARPTCQSLVTVANRIGSPDTYQALLLDASTDGSECAVTSDHDSFSLHDVPDSLQRAVNTPHKQDHGLYHLHWERIDLQGHPYLVAGARINDGGPTGYMLKSLESERKDLNSLAWSLGIATLLALIGAALLAQAAGSAVLRPVRRLGEAAKALGEGHLTTRLKVTGTDELAELAATFNDAAEQLEQRVDELRSREAASRRFVADMSHELRTPLTAITAVTDVLEDEADALDPMIAPAVRLVVSETRRLNELVETLMEVTRFDAGTAKLRVDEVDVADMIMACMDARAWLDSIELDAPRGLLATLDPRRLDVIMANLIGNALKHGGSPVQVRLRHEGGADGDVVITVTDHGPGIPEEVLPHVFDRFYKADASRARSEGSGLGLSIALENAHIHGGTITAANGPHGGAVFTLRLPVRPRSEEDEGAGSPTGPSGAHRADTAGSTGGQSGPSGPSGPSSTNGPSSTSGSSAPNATGAHRADGDGTSGGTR; this is encoded by the coding sequence GTGACCTCGCAACGCGCCCGGGTCCACTTCCGGCGCTGGACCAGCCTGCGGCTGCGGCTGATAGCCGTGTTCGCCCTCGTGGCCCTGACCGCCGCGGTGTCCGTCTCCGGCATCGCGTACTGGCTCAACCGCGACGCGGTGCTCACCCGTGCCCAGAACAGCGCCCTGGACGACTTCCGGGACTCCCTCCAGCGCAACGCCGCGTCCCTTCCGGCGCGGCCCACCTGCCAGTCGCTGGTGACGGTGGCGAACCGCATAGGCAGCCCGGACACGTACCAGGCGCTGCTGCTCGACGCCTCGACCGACGGATCGGAGTGCGCGGTCACCTCCGACCACGACTCCTTCTCCCTCCACGACGTGCCGGACTCCCTCCAGCGGGCCGTCAACACCCCGCACAAGCAGGACCACGGCCTCTACCACCTGCACTGGGAGCGGATCGACCTGCAGGGCCACCCGTACCTGGTGGCGGGGGCGCGGATCAACGACGGCGGTCCGACCGGCTACATGCTCAAGTCGCTGGAGTCCGAGCGCAAGGACCTCAACTCGCTGGCGTGGTCGCTGGGCATCGCGACGCTGCTGGCGCTGATCGGCGCGGCGCTGCTCGCGCAGGCGGCCGGCTCGGCGGTGCTGCGGCCCGTGCGGCGGCTCGGCGAGGCCGCCAAGGCGCTCGGCGAGGGCCACCTGACCACCCGGCTGAAGGTCACCGGCACCGACGAACTCGCCGAACTCGCGGCGACCTTCAACGACGCGGCCGAGCAACTGGAACAGCGGGTGGACGAGTTGCGGTCGCGGGAGGCGGCCAGCCGCCGTTTCGTGGCGGACATGTCGCACGAGCTGCGCACCCCGCTGACCGCGATCACCGCGGTCACCGACGTGCTGGAGGACGAGGCGGACGCGCTCGACCCGATGATCGCGCCGGCCGTGCGGCTGGTGGTCAGCGAGACCCGTCGGCTGAACGAACTGGTGGAGACGCTGATGGAGGTCACCCGGTTCGACGCCGGGACGGCGAAGCTGCGGGTGGACGAGGTCGACGTGGCCGACATGATCATGGCCTGCATGGACGCCCGCGCCTGGCTGGACTCGATCGAGTTGGACGCCCCCCGCGGCCTGCTGGCCACCCTCGACCCGCGCCGGCTGGACGTCATCATGGCCAACCTGATCGGCAACGCCCTCAAGCACGGCGGCAGTCCGGTCCAGGTGCGGCTGCGCCACGAGGGCGGCGCGGACGGCGACGTGGTGATCACCGTCACCGACCACGGGCCGGGCATCCCCGAGGAGGTGCTGCCGCACGTCTTCGACCGGTTCTACAAGGCGGACGCCTCCCGGGCGCGTTCGGAGGGCAGCGGCCTGGGCCTGTCCATCGCGCTGGAGAACGCGCACATCCACGGCGGCACCATCACCGCCGCCAACGGCCCGCACGGTGGCGCGGTCTTCACCCTGCGGCTGCCGGTGCGCCCGAGGTCCGAGGAGGACGAGGGCGCCGGCTCCCCCACCGGGCCCTCCGGCGCCCACCGCGCCGACACGGCCGGCTCCACCGGCGGCCAGAGCGGCCCGAGTGGCCCGAGTGGCCCGAGCAGCACGAACGGTCCGAGCAGCACGAGCGGTTCCAGCGCTCCCAACGCCACCGGCGCCCACCGCGCGGACGGCGACGGCACTTCGGGAGGCACCCGATGA
- a CDS encoding MmyB family transcriptional regulator, whose amino-acid sequence MDISGWNTAYRETVHDLSAVPGERRNLLLLLVGDLTEAVPEWPRLLRALHGWFRSGTDHLPDDPRVAAIRRLLAAERPDLAHWWRCRAVADFASTTLEVRGVPMTLSLLRPDASADAAVLACTPVRASSAPPAAERLRSG is encoded by the coding sequence CTGGACATCAGCGGCTGGAACACCGCCTACCGCGAGACGGTGCACGACCTTTCGGCCGTCCCGGGCGAGCGGCGCAACCTGCTGCTCCTGCTCGTCGGCGACCTCACCGAGGCCGTCCCGGAGTGGCCGCGCCTGCTCCGCGCCCTGCACGGCTGGTTCCGCTCCGGCACCGACCATCTGCCCGACGACCCGCGGGTGGCCGCCATCCGCCGGCTGCTGGCGGCCGAACGCCCCGACCTCGCCCACTGGTGGCGGTGCCGGGCGGTGGCCGACTTCGCGTCGACCACGCTGGAGGTGCGCGGCGTCCCGATGACGCTCTCCCTGCTGCGACCGGACGCCTCCGCCGACGCCGCCGTCCTCGCCTGCACCCCCGTCCGCGCGAGCAGCGCGCCTCCGGCCGCCGAGCGGCTCCGTAGCGGCTGA
- a CDS encoding SigE family RNA polymerase sigma factor, with protein sequence MNALLSTVTSTTQSACARPGTRAGDAPGGRAHVRAGRTGAHAAARPRPAHIAAVDAPAALRPGAPAEELPAGQRTAEQAADAEAAFTAYVQERRASLYATAYHLTGDRFAAEDLLQSALFSTYRAWDRISDKAAVGGYLRRTMTNLHISAWRRRKLNEYPTEELPETVGDTDEMGGTELRAVLWQALARLPEQQRTMLVLRYYEGRTDPEIADILGISVGTVKSSIWRSLRRMREDQALSFGRDEEDAFGELVA encoded by the coding sequence ATGAACGCACTGCTCAGCACCGTCACCAGCACCACGCAGTCGGCGTGCGCCCGTCCCGGCACGCGAGCCGGGGACGCCCCCGGTGGCCGGGCGCACGTCCGCGCCGGCCGGACCGGCGCCCACGCCGCCGCCCGCCCCCGCCCCGCGCACATCGCCGCGGTGGACGCCCCCGCCGCCCTGCGGCCCGGCGCCCCGGCCGAGGAGCTGCCCGCGGGGCAGCGCACCGCCGAGCAGGCGGCCGACGCCGAGGCGGCGTTCACCGCCTACGTCCAGGAGCGGCGGGCCTCGCTCTACGCCACCGCCTACCACCTCACCGGCGACCGGTTCGCCGCCGAGGACCTCCTGCAGAGCGCGCTGTTCTCCACCTACCGCGCCTGGGACCGGATCAGCGACAAGGCGGCCGTCGGCGGCTACCTGCGGCGCACCATGACCAACCTGCACATAAGCGCCTGGCGGCGGCGCAAGCTCAACGAGTACCCGACCGAGGAGCTGCCGGAGACGGTCGGCGACACGGACGAGATGGGCGGCACCGAGCTGCGCGCCGTGCTGTGGCAGGCGCTGGCCCGCCTCCCCGAGCAGCAGCGGACCATGCTGGTGCTGCGCTACTACGAGGGCCGCACCGACCCGGAGATCGCGGACATCCTGGGGATCAGCGTCGGCACGGTGAAGAGCAGCATCTGGCGCTCGCTGCGCCGCATGCGCGAGGACCAGGCGCTCAGCTTCGGCCGCGACGAGGAGGACGCCTTCGGCGAGCTGGTCGCCTGA
- a CDS encoding adenosine deaminase produces the protein MENATATHRPHRPTAEQIRRAPKALLHDHLDGGLRPGTIIDIARETGYEGLPETEPDRLGAWFRDAADSGSLERYLETFAHTCAVMQTHDALVRVAAECAQDLAADGVVYAEIRYAPEQHLAGGLTLEQVVEAVNEGFRLGERRAREDGNRIRVGALLTAMRHAARSLEIAELANRYRDSGVVGFDIAGAEAGFPPTRHLDAFEYLKRENNHFTIHAGEAFGLPSIWQALQWCGADRLGHGVRIIDDIEVAGREDGGASDPSEGAGRQVRLGRLASYVRDKRVPLEMCPTSNLQTGAASSYAEHPIGLLRRLHFRVTVNTDNRLMSGTSMSQEFAHLVEAFDYTLDDMQWFTVNAMKSAFIPFDERLAMINEVIKPGYAELKAEWLFGPAAAAGPVASGSALR, from the coding sequence ATGGAGAACGCCACAGCCACCCACCGTCCCCACCGTCCCACCGCTGAGCAGATCCGCCGCGCACCCAAGGCGCTCCTGCACGACCACCTCGACGGCGGACTGCGCCCGGGCACCATCATCGACATCGCCCGGGAGACCGGCTACGAGGGGCTGCCCGAGACCGAACCCGACCGGCTCGGCGCCTGGTTCCGGGACGCCGCGGACTCCGGCTCGCTGGAGCGCTACCTGGAGACGTTCGCCCACACCTGCGCCGTGATGCAGACCCATGACGCGCTGGTCAGGGTGGCCGCCGAGTGCGCGCAGGACCTGGCCGCCGACGGCGTCGTCTACGCCGAGATCCGCTACGCCCCCGAGCAGCACCTGGCGGGCGGGCTGACGCTGGAGCAGGTGGTCGAGGCGGTCAACGAGGGCTTCCGGCTGGGTGAGCGCCGGGCCCGGGAGGACGGCAACCGCATCCGGGTGGGCGCGCTGCTCACCGCCATGCGGCACGCCGCCCGCTCCCTGGAGATCGCCGAACTCGCCAACCGCTACCGGGACTCGGGCGTGGTCGGCTTCGACATCGCCGGTGCCGAGGCGGGCTTCCCGCCCACCCGGCACCTGGACGCGTTCGAATACCTCAAGCGCGAGAACAACCACTTCACCATCCACGCCGGCGAGGCGTTCGGCCTGCCGTCGATCTGGCAGGCCCTCCAGTGGTGCGGCGCCGACCGGCTCGGCCACGGGGTGCGGATCATCGACGACATCGAGGTGGCCGGCCGCGAGGACGGCGGTGCCTCCGACCCGTCCGAGGGCGCCGGCCGGCAGGTGCGGCTGGGCCGGCTCGCCTCCTACGTGCGCGACAAGCGGGTGCCGTTGGAGATGTGCCCCACCTCCAACCTCCAGACCGGCGCCGCCAGCTCCTACGCCGAGCACCCGATCGGGCTGCTGCGGAGGCTCCACTTCCGCGTCACCGTCAACACCGACAACCGGCTGATGTCCGGCACCAGCATGAGCCAGGAGTTCGCGCACCTCGTAGAGGCGTTCGACTACACGCTGGACGACATGCAGTGGTTCACCGTCAACGCGATGAAGTCCGCGTTCATCCCTTTCGATGAACGGCTCGCCATGATCAACGAGGTGATCAAGCCCGGATACGCCGAGCTGAAGGCGGAATGGCTGTTCGGTCCGGCCGCCGCCGCAGGGCCGGTGGCCAGCGGTTCCGCGCTCCGCTAG
- a CDS encoding VOC family protein has product MTDKLWLRDPDSSRRKEPRVLIRVFVAPGGLEEAIGFYERLQGTSADMLMPYPEMDLRLAAVGAFLVIEGDEDSLRPFRATTGTLLVDDVEPYYERLLAEGAQVVAPPQRVPVGANFTVRHPDGTVVEYVHHRPERA; this is encoded by the coding sequence ATGACCGACAAGCTCTGGCTCCGCGACCCCGACTCGTCCCGGCGGAAGGAGCCCCGGGTGCTCATCCGCGTCTTCGTCGCGCCCGGCGGCCTGGAGGAGGCGATCGGCTTCTACGAACGGCTCCAGGGCACGTCCGCGGACATGCTGATGCCCTACCCCGAGATGGACCTCAGGCTGGCGGCCGTGGGGGCGTTCCTCGTCATCGAGGGCGACGAGGACTCCCTGCGGCCCTTCCGCGCCACGACGGGCACCCTCCTCGTCGACGACGTGGAGCCGTACTACGAACGGCTGCTGGCCGAGGGGGCGCAGGTGGTCGCGCCGCCCCAACGGGTCCCGGTGGGAGCCAACTTCACCGTGCGGCACCCGGACGGCACGGTGGTGGAGTACGTCCACCACCGGCCGGAGCGGGCCTGA